In a genomic window of Blastopirellula marina:
- a CDS encoding FecR domain-containing protein: MSESPEIVGKIIDDPHILELVDLCLTDRATPEQWKELSELIVNRKDVSQYFAAQSITNARLATISRVEAEQERELLQRIENDSQVELPTAESGNQFQLRRVVTAVGLTVAAALLLFGGLAVSVWYQSHTTPAPSIASSGPVPPAVIVTGIPGESEPHPFYGRDLIELPPGNFQGVTSSGVKVELVGPLRIRVDKPMSWRLFYGKVVADVPPSSHGFTINTHNASVVDLGTKFGVAVDADNFTEVMVYQGSVELRTGNTLQRMVEGEAYQVPIGGKLEKLAAINLPTFLKPGDVPPSVISEVRHNGVLTEKPYKIVRGGFHEGATAYVDRVHKWTGASASGLPAPLIDLDYVQMANDWKYDAKWKKRNNLEFTFVFNRPTVAYLLVDERLPVPSWLPRNFRDMGYSVGMDKGSHEDPRSKTNYQLPQEDGPGKSIDVSLRVWRAVLPDGGELKVGPIGNRSIDWVVPCLVARPI, from the coding sequence ATGAGTGAATCGCCGGAAATCGTAGGAAAGATCATCGACGATCCTCACATCCTTGAGCTTGTCGATCTCTGCCTGACCGACCGCGCCACACCTGAGCAGTGGAAAGAACTCAGCGAGTTGATCGTCAACCGAAAAGACGTTTCCCAGTACTTCGCCGCCCAATCGATTACGAATGCTCGTCTGGCCACGATAAGTCGAGTAGAGGCTGAACAGGAACGAGAATTACTACAACGCATAGAAAACGACTCTCAAGTTGAGCTACCTACCGCTGAATCGGGTAACCAATTTCAGCTACGTCGCGTCGTCACCGCCGTGGGACTTACGGTTGCAGCGGCGCTACTACTTTTCGGTGGCTTGGCTGTTTCGGTTTGGTATCAAAGCCACACGACGCCGGCGCCATCCATCGCTTCCAGTGGACCTGTTCCCCCAGCAGTGATCGTCACGGGAATTCCGGGCGAAAGTGAACCACATCCCTTCTACGGTCGGGATCTAATCGAACTACCCCCAGGAAACTTTCAAGGGGTGACTTCTTCCGGTGTGAAAGTCGAATTAGTCGGACCATTACGAATCCGCGTCGACAAGCCAATGTCTTGGCGATTGTTCTACGGCAAGGTTGTCGCCGATGTCCCCCCCTCGTCGCACGGCTTCACAATTAACACGCACAATGCCTCAGTCGTCGACCTGGGCACGAAGTTTGGTGTCGCGGTAGATGCTGATAACTTTACGGAAGTCATGGTTTACCAAGGTAGCGTCGAACTCCGCACGGGGAATACGCTTCAGCGAATGGTCGAAGGTGAAGCCTATCAGGTACCTATCGGTGGGAAGTTGGAAAAGCTTGCTGCGATCAATTTGCCGACCTTTCTCAAACCTGGTGATGTTCCTCCTTCGGTAATCAGCGAAGTCAGACATAACGGCGTCCTCACCGAAAAACCATACAAGATCGTTCGTGGTGGCTTCCATGAAGGAGCCACTGCTTACGTCGATCGTGTCCACAAGTGGACTGGAGCGTCTGCGAGTGGTCTTCCGGCACCACTTATCGATTTGGATTACGTCCAAATGGCAAACGACTGGAAGTACGACGCCAAATGGAAAAAACGAAACAATTTGGAGTTTACGTTCGTCTTCAACCGGCCGACAGTGGCCTATCTGCTGGTTGACGAACGGTTGCCGGTCCCAAGCTGGCTGCCGCGTAACTTTCGTGATATGGGGTATTCCGTTGGCATGGACAAGGGTTCTCACGAAGACCCGCGATCCAAAACCAACTATCAACTTCCTCAGGAAGATGGCCCCGGCAAGTCGATCGATGTCTCGCTTCGGGTGTGGCGCGCCGTTTTGCCCGATGGTGGAGAACTCAAAGTCGGCCCTATTGGTAATCGCTCGATCGACTGGGTAGTTCCCTGCCTGGTCGCTCGTCCTATTTGA
- a CDS encoding sigma-70 family RNA polymerase sigma factor, whose translation MVPTENDSARQSHFAEVYITNQEQLKGYVYSLVANWNDAEEVFQRTSLVLWRKWEQFDEDRDFLPWAFGFARIEAKRFHSERGRQLKMLSDSAMDALDVVMVESGDALDERLAALEHCVKKLPAQQRSMLWASYDKSYSIEKVGERFGLSANAVYKRLRKIRELLHRCIDSRLAAWGEGQ comes from the coding sequence ATGGTTCCAACAGAAAACGATTCGGCGAGACAATCCCATTTCGCCGAGGTGTACATCACCAATCAAGAGCAACTGAAGGGATACGTCTATTCCTTAGTTGCCAATTGGAATGATGCGGAGGAAGTCTTTCAGCGCACCAGCCTGGTGCTGTGGAGGAAATGGGAGCAATTCGATGAAGATCGCGACTTTCTTCCGTGGGCATTTGGCTTCGCGAGAATTGAAGCCAAGCGATTTCATTCGGAACGTGGTCGTCAGCTGAAGATGCTGAGCGACTCGGCGATGGATGCTTTGGATGTTGTGATGGTAGAAAGCGGTGACGCACTTGATGAACGGCTCGCAGCACTTGAGCATTGTGTTAAGAAACTACCCGCCCAGCAGCGATCGATGTTATGGGCATCGTACGACAAGTCATATTCGATCGAGAAAGTCGGTGAACGGTTCGGGCTCTCCGCAAACGCTGTTTACAAGCGACTTCGAAAAATCCGCGAACTGCTGCATCGCTGCATTGACAGCCGACTAGCCGCTTGGGGTGAGGGACAATGA